One segment of Candidatus Pelagibacter ubique HTCC1062 DNA contains the following:
- a CDS encoding Rne/Rng family ribonuclease: protein MEKNLYIDASHPNETRVVLKSGENIEDYEYEGLKNNLIKNNIYLGKVSRVEPSLQAAFIDFGRDRHGFLSFNDIQSDYYQIPQSDLAKIKEEEEKAREELLKKSELEEQKNINEGNLNINDPVEVKLESEFETNDQITEGSDTPITDTTQVDEDKEQPSPVLHGRKPETRFRSKRYKIQEVIKPNQVILIQVLKDERGQKGAALSTFISIAGKYIVLMPNTPKGGGISRKIFNPGERKKIRTILNDIVIPKEMGLIVRTAGSNKTKNDIDHDLQTLIKTWNEIKENALNSIAPSLIHQESDIIKRTLRDMYDESTNSIVIEGNEGYKKAQNFMKLMMPSHVKKIKKYREKVPLFFKENIEEKLNQIYDSEIKLKSGGYLVINPTEALVSIDINSGSSIKQKNVESTALDTNLEAAEEISRQIKIRDLSGLIIIDFIDMLSFGNRRLVERKLKEQCRTDRARIQIGRISTFGLLEMSRQRLRESAVKWKVTLTDESFAMKILKLVEVKAVLTKAKFVELKICEKISDFMKENFIEDLKYFEEKNLIKIDIIADNSLIIPEYIIDLQNKTKKTIEIVQHIEKLKNLEEQKKEVKSFESPIKKKPYKKKPFFKKKFFKKPVA from the coding sequence ATGGAAAAAAATTTATACATTGATGCTTCGCATCCAAATGAAACAAGAGTTGTACTTAAGTCAGGTGAAAACATTGAAGACTACGAGTACGAAGGCTTAAAAAACAATTTAATAAAAAATAATATCTACCTTGGCAAGGTAAGCCGAGTAGAGCCATCTTTACAAGCTGCATTTATTGATTTTGGAAGAGATAGACACGGTTTTCTATCCTTTAACGATATTCAATCTGACTATTATCAAATACCTCAGAGTGATTTAGCAAAAATAAAAGAAGAAGAAGAAAAAGCCAGAGAAGAACTATTAAAAAAAAGTGAGCTAGAAGAACAAAAGAATATTAACGAGGGTAATCTTAATATTAATGATCCAGTTGAAGTAAAACTTGAGTCTGAATTTGAAACAAATGATCAGATAACAGAAGGGAGTGATACTCCAATTACAGATACCACTCAAGTAGATGAAGATAAAGAACAACCTTCGCCTGTACTACATGGTAGAAAACCTGAAACAAGATTTAGATCTAAAAGATATAAGATTCAAGAAGTTATAAAACCTAACCAAGTAATTTTAATACAAGTTTTAAAAGATGAAAGAGGACAAAAAGGTGCTGCGTTGAGTACTTTTATTTCTATAGCAGGTAAATATATTGTACTAATGCCCAATACACCAAAAGGTGGTGGCATATCTCGTAAAATATTTAACCCAGGAGAAAGAAAAAAAATTAGAACTATTTTAAACGATATAGTTATCCCAAAAGAAATGGGGCTTATTGTAAGAACCGCAGGATCAAACAAAACAAAAAATGATATTGATCATGATCTTCAAACTTTGATTAAAACTTGGAATGAAATTAAAGAAAATGCATTAAACTCTATAGCTCCATCATTAATCCATCAAGAAAGTGATATTATAAAAAGAACTTTGAGAGATATGTATGATGAAAGTACAAATAGTATCGTCATTGAAGGTAATGAAGGTTACAAAAAAGCCCAAAACTTTATGAAGTTAATGATGCCCTCTCATGTAAAAAAAATAAAAAAATATAGAGAAAAAGTTCCTTTATTTTTTAAAGAGAACATTGAAGAAAAATTAAATCAAATTTATGACTCAGAAATAAAACTAAAATCAGGAGGTTACCTAGTTATAAATCCAACTGAGGCACTAGTTTCAATTGACATAAATTCAGGAAGCTCTATTAAACAAAAAAATGTAGAAAGTACTGCTTTAGACACTAATCTTGAGGCAGCAGAAGAGATATCTCGACAAATAAAAATAAGAGATCTGTCTGGTCTAATTATTATTGATTTTATTGATATGTTGAGTTTTGGAAATAGAAGGTTGGTTGAGAGAAAACTTAAAGAACAATGCAGAACTGATAGGGCAAGAATTCAAATTGGAAGAATTAGTACATTTGGACTTTTAGAAATGTCTAGACAAAGATTAAGGGAAAGTGCTGTAAAATGGAAAGTTACACTTACAGATGAGTCTTTTGCGATGAAGATTCTTAAATTAGTCGAGGTTAAAGCTGTTTTAACAAAAGCAAAATTTGTAGAACTTAAGATTTGCGAAAAGATATCGGACTTTATGAAAGAAAACTTTATTGAAGATTTAAAGTATTTTGAAGAAAAAAACTTAATTAAGATCGATATAATTGCAGATAACAGTCTTATTATTCCTGAATACATAATTGACCTTCAAAACAAAACTAAAAAAACAATAGAAATAGTTCAACATATAGAAAAGTTAAAAAACCTAGAAGAGCAAAAAAAAGAAGTTAAATCTTTTGAAAGTCCTATTAAAAAAAAGCCTTATAAAAAAAAACCTTTTTTTAAAAAGAAATTTTTTAAAAAACCAGTAGCCTAG
- a CDS encoding penicillin-binding protein 1A: MHRIIKNIFIVVLSVGLLSAFSVLAVLWAFSNNLPDYKFLKNYKPSVSSKVYSGDGELVNDFSSEKRIFVPYKSISEKVINAFLSAEDKNFYSHPGVDAKGVLRAIINNISNVVASRRLEGASTITQQVAKNFLLTNEVSLNRKIKEAILAFRIERALSKERILELYLNQIYLGEGTYGVASASLEYFDKSISELNYEEAALLAALPKAPSRYNPYKNIELAKFRRDLVINNLFENNYISKQNQKELLSKKIILKKRKKIFTEDTSYYVEDIRKNVVEKLGFDKVYKQGLNISTPINISLQKIATDSLRQGLIEYDKRKGWRGPLTNVKNLEKWNKDLDKFRLERSINWDLAIVKKIDKFSIEIETEYEKKGIIKYENISWIKKDFDEILKIGDVIYTENINKNIFALRQLPEVNGGIVVMDPFTGRVLALSGGFSFKKSEFNRATQALRQPGSAFKPFVYALALENGYTPSTLILDAPLVLEQGSDLKMWKPENYGKKFYGPSTLRMGLEKSRNLMTVRIAQDLGVKKIVNFSKKLGIYENPSELLSISLGSAETTLLKLTSAYSSFINGGKLVKPIMIDRIQDSEGITIFNNEMRECINCDQISHLSNNYPNIKDSFEQIFSPETAYQMTSILEGTVQNGTGKNLKDLNLDLAGKTGTTNGNTDTWFIGFTSKLVIGVYVGSDNPRSLGRYETGAKTALPIFKSFVKKAVKKEDARPFKVAKNILMKVIDPVTGEKAEIGTRRTIIEAYKEVKVENLSNKDINNRLKNNNILRFY; encoded by the coding sequence ATGCATCGAATAATTAAAAATATATTTATAGTAGTTTTAAGTGTTGGTTTGTTATCTGCATTTTCTGTATTAGCTGTTTTGTGGGCTTTTTCTAACAATTTACCAGATTATAAATTCCTCAAAAATTATAAACCATCAGTTTCTAGTAAAGTTTACTCAGGGGATGGTGAGTTGGTGAATGATTTTTCATCAGAAAAACGAATATTTGTACCCTACAAATCAATATCAGAAAAAGTGATTAATGCTTTCTTATCTGCAGAAGATAAAAATTTCTATTCACATCCAGGAGTAGATGCCAAAGGAGTGTTAAGAGCAATAATTAATAACATTTCCAATGTAGTTGCATCAAGAAGATTGGAAGGTGCATCAACAATAACTCAACAAGTGGCAAAAAATTTTTTATTAACAAACGAAGTAAGTTTAAATAGAAAAATTAAAGAGGCAATTCTTGCCTTTAGAATAGAAAGAGCTCTTTCAAAAGAAAGAATATTAGAACTATACTTAAATCAAATATATCTGGGTGAAGGTACTTATGGCGTTGCATCTGCTAGCTTAGAATATTTTGACAAATCAATTAGTGAATTGAATTATGAAGAAGCAGCTTTATTAGCAGCTCTGCCAAAGGCTCCAAGTAGATATAACCCGTATAAAAATATAGAACTCGCAAAATTTAGAAGAGATCTCGTTATAAACAATTTGTTTGAAAATAATTATATAAGCAAACAAAATCAAAAAGAACTTTTGTCAAAAAAAATAATATTAAAAAAAAGAAAAAAAATATTTACAGAAGATACGAGTTACTACGTAGAAGATATTAGAAAAAATGTGGTTGAAAAATTAGGATTTGATAAAGTTTACAAACAAGGATTAAATATAAGTACACCTATTAATATTAGCTTGCAAAAAATTGCAACTGACTCATTGAGACAAGGTCTTATTGAATACGATAAACGAAAAGGGTGGCGTGGTCCATTGACTAATGTTAAAAATTTAGAAAAATGGAATAAAGATTTAGATAAATTTAGATTAGAAAGATCAATTAATTGGGATTTAGCAATAGTTAAAAAGATAGATAAATTTTCAATAGAAATTGAAACGGAATATGAAAAAAAAGGAATTATTAAGTACGAAAACATCTCGTGGATAAAAAAAGATTTTGATGAAATATTAAAAATTGGGGATGTTATTTATACTGAAAACATAAATAAAAATATATTTGCCTTAAGGCAACTGCCAGAAGTTAATGGAGGGATTGTTGTTATGGACCCTTTTACTGGACGGGTATTAGCTCTAAGCGGAGGATTTAGCTTTAAAAAAAGTGAATTTAATAGAGCCACACAAGCACTAAGACAGCCAGGTTCTGCTTTCAAACCTTTTGTTTATGCTTTAGCTCTTGAGAATGGATATACACCATCAACTTTAATTCTAGATGCACCACTAGTTTTAGAGCAAGGATCTGATTTAAAAATGTGGAAACCTGAAAACTACGGTAAAAAATTTTATGGACCATCAACACTTAGAATGGGGTTAGAAAAATCTAGAAACTTGATGACTGTCAGAATTGCACAAGATCTTGGAGTTAAAAAAATTGTTAATTTTTCAAAAAAACTTGGTATTTATGAAAATCCCAGCGAGCTTTTATCAATTTCATTAGGCTCTGCAGAGACAACTTTATTGAAACTAACATCTGCATACTCTTCATTTATTAATGGAGGAAAATTAGTTAAACCAATAATGATAGATAGAATTCAAGACAGTGAAGGGATTACAATTTTTAATAATGAAATGAGAGAGTGTATAAATTGTGATCAAATATCTCACTTAAGTAACAATTATCCAAATATAAAGGACAGTTTTGAGCAAATATTTTCGCCAGAAACAGCATATCAAATGACCTCGATATTGGAGGGAACTGTTCAAAATGGGACAGGAAAAAATTTAAAAGATTTAAATTTGGATTTGGCTGGAAAAACAGGCACAACAAATGGAAATACAGATACATGGTTTATAGGATTTACTTCAAAATTAGTAATAGGAGTTTATGTAGGTTCAGATAATCCAAGATCACTTGGAAGGTATGAAACAGGAGCAAAAACAGCATTACCAATTTTTAAAAGTTTTGTAAAAAAAGCTGTAAAAAAAGAAGATGCAAGACCGTTTAAAGTTGCAAAAAATATTTTAATGAAAGTTATTGATCCTGTTACAGGAGAAAAAGCTGAAATTGGTACAAGAAGAACAATTATTGAAGCTTATAAAGAAGTGAAAGTAGAAAATTTATCAAATAAAGATATTAATAATAGATTAAAAAATAATAATATATTAAGGTTCTACTAA
- the prfB gene encoding peptide chain release factor 2 has protein sequence MKELRSTFEKNDIHKKLEKNNQKILEANFWQDKANSQKVIKEKKLYEELINSYENSSKSIIDLDELNELALEEKNQSVINEVLESIKNLKKLAKKNETKCFLSNETDSLDCYIEIHAGAGGTESQDWAEMLRRMYLKWSDIKNFKSELISEHKGEEAGIKSSTIKIEGDYVFGWLKAESGIHRLVRISPFDSGARRHTSFASIWIYPVVDENIEIEINEKDLRIDTYRSSGAGGQHVNTTDSAVRITHLPSKIVVQCQNERSQHKNKDTCMNMLKARLYDFELKKKEQESQTVESSKSEIGWGHQIRSYVLHPYRMVKDNRTNFESSNPDKVLDGEIDDFLESSLYKVK, from the coding sequence ATCAAAGAGTTAAGGAGTACCTTTGAAAAAAACGATATTCATAAAAAATTAGAAAAGAATAACCAAAAAATATTAGAAGCTAATTTTTGGCAAGATAAAGCAAATTCTCAGAAAGTTATTAAAGAAAAAAAATTATATGAAGAATTAATAAATTCATATGAAAATTCATCTAAATCAATAATTGATCTTGATGAATTGAACGAACTTGCTTTAGAAGAAAAAAATCAATCTGTCATAAACGAAGTTCTTGAGAGTATTAAAAATTTAAAAAAATTAGCTAAAAAAAATGAAACTAAATGTTTTTTGTCAAATGAAACTGACAGTTTAGATTGCTATATAGAAATTCATGCCGGTGCTGGTGGAACAGAGAGCCAGGATTGGGCAGAAATGTTAAGAAGAATGTATTTAAAATGGTCAGATATTAAGAATTTTAAATCAGAATTAATTAGTGAACATAAGGGAGAGGAAGCAGGCATAAAATCATCAACTATTAAAATTGAGGGTGATTATGTTTTTGGATGGTTAAAAGCTGAGTCAGGAATTCATAGGTTGGTTAGAATATCTCCTTTTGATTCTGGAGCTAGACGACACACTAGTTTTGCAAGTATCTGGATTTATCCAGTCGTAGATGAAAATATTGAAATAGAAATTAATGAAAAAGATTTACGTATTGACACCTATCGATCAAGTGGAGCAGGAGGGCAGCATGTGAATACTACAGATAGTGCGGTAAGAATAACCCATCTACCTTCTAAAATAGTAGTTCAATGTCAAAATGAAAGATCACAACATAAAAATAAAGATACCTGTATGAATATGCTTAAGGCAAGACTATATGATTTTGAATTAAAAAAAAAAGAACAAGAAAGCCAAACAGTAGAGTCTTCCAAGTCAGAAATTGGCTGGGGTCATCAAATTAGATCTTATGTACTTCACCCATACAGAATGGTAAAAGATAATAGAACTAACTTTGAAAGCTCAAATCCTGATAAAGTCTTAGACGGTGAGATTGATGATTTTTTAGAAAGTTCGTTATATAAAGTGAAATAA
- the tyrS gene encoding tyrosine--tRNA ligase has protein sequence MNKFLKEFKDRGFFYQCTGEENLSQLLDKEKIRAYIGFDCTAESLHVGSLLQIMCLRLLQKHGHQPIVLLGGGTTRIGDPSGKDKTRTILSEDEIEKNINNIEKILKNFLDDKDPETKPIFVNNYTWLKNLNYISFLRDVGKHFTINKMLSFDSVKIRLEREQSLSYMEFNYMILQAYDFLELNKKEKCMLQIGGSDQWGNIVNGVDLIKRYSNNHVYGLTTPLITLASGAKMGKTESGAVWLDKKFLSSYDYWQFWRNIDDRDVLKFLKIFTDINVDEIENIKDDNINELKILLANKATSMLHGEDEARKCQETAKQTFSENSLGDNLPTTQINKKMLDDNISILDLVILSKLESSKSEIRRLIKGNGIKINGQAISDEKFLITEDLFKSSLIKLSLGKKKHIKVELI, from the coding sequence ATGAATAAATTTTTAAAAGAATTTAAAGATCGTGGTTTCTTTTACCAGTGTACAGGTGAAGAAAATCTATCTCAATTATTAGATAAAGAAAAAATCAGAGCTTATATTGGTTTTGATTGTACAGCTGAAAGTCTTCACGTTGGTAGCTTACTTCAAATTATGTGTCTTAGGTTGCTACAAAAACATGGCCACCAACCAATTGTTTTATTAGGAGGGGGCACTACTAGAATAGGTGATCCATCTGGAAAAGATAAAACTAGGACAATTTTATCTGAAGACGAAATTGAAAAAAATATAAATAATATTGAAAAAATTCTAAAAAATTTTTTAGATGATAAAGATCCAGAGACAAAACCTATATTTGTTAATAACTATACATGGCTTAAAAATTTAAATTATATTTCTTTTCTAAGAGATGTTGGAAAACATTTTACAATTAACAAAATGTTGAGTTTTGACAGTGTCAAAATTAGATTAGAGAGAGAGCAGTCATTAAGTTATATGGAATTTAACTATATGATTTTACAAGCATACGATTTTTTAGAATTAAACAAAAAAGAAAAATGTATGCTTCAAATTGGTGGCTCTGATCAATGGGGTAATATTGTTAATGGAGTTGATCTTATAAAAAGATATTCAAATAATCATGTTTATGGTTTAACGACACCTCTTATTACATTGGCATCAGGTGCAAAAATGGGTAAAACTGAATCTGGAGCTGTTTGGCTAGATAAAAAATTTCTTTCATCATATGACTACTGGCAATTTTGGAGAAATATTGATGATCGAGATGTCTTAAAGTTTTTAAAAATTTTTACAGATATTAATGTTGATGAAATTGAAAATATTAAAGATGACAATATTAATGAGTTAAAAATTTTACTTGCCAACAAAGCTACTTCTATGTTGCATGGAGAAGATGAGGCAAGAAAATGCCAAGAAACAGCCAAACAAACATTTTCTGAAAATTCATTAGGTGATAATCTACCAACCACTCAAATTAATAAAAAAATGTTAGATGATAATATAAGTATTCTAGATTTGGTAATTTTATCAAAATTAGAAAGTTCTAAAAGTGAAATTCGAAGATTAATTAAAGGGAATGGAATTAAAATAAATGGTCAGGCTATTTCTGATGAAAAGTTTTTAATTACTGAAGATTTATTTAAGAGTAGTTTAATTAAACTTTCACTTGGCAAGAAAAAACATATTAAAGTTGAGTTAATTTAG
- a CDS encoding anhydro-N-acetylmuramic acid kinase, giving the protein MEKFYTSLGLMSGTSMDGVDASIIRSDGESNYEPIFDKYFEYDGVIYSNLLNLRDKINSIKDLQDNSYQINELERKITLFHAKISKEIIKNAGVDVDIVGFHGQTIFHNAQEKISKQIGDGNLLSSLLKKNVVYNFRENDIHNGGQGAPLAPIFHNLLINQNKIEKPACVLNIGGIANITLVISKNNEDLKSFDVGPGNCLLDEWVRRHTQMKYDENGKASNLGKTSEVILNQAIDNFDNISNQKKLSFDIKDFDLSFVKGLTYEDGLSTLVDFTAIIIYQSILKSINSEENKKLLIIVCGGGRKNLSLMESIRKRLPKNIYLKIIDDYKVDGDFIESQAFAYLAIRSALKKVISFPNTTNVKKPSIGGVLVKNY; this is encoded by the coding sequence ATGGAAAAATTTTATACTTCTTTAGGGTTAATGAGTGGCACATCTATGGATGGGGTTGATGCGTCAATTATTAGATCAGATGGTGAAAGTAACTATGAACCTATATTTGATAAATATTTTGAGTATGATGGAGTAATTTACTCAAACTTACTAAATCTAAGAGATAAGATAAATTCAATAAAAGATTTACAAGATAATTCTTATCAAATTAACGAGCTCGAGAGAAAAATTACCTTATTTCATGCAAAAATTAGCAAAGAAATTATAAAGAATGCAGGAGTGGATGTAGATATAGTTGGGTTTCACGGTCAAACAATTTTTCACAATGCTCAGGAAAAAATATCAAAACAAATAGGAGATGGCAATTTACTATCAAGTCTTTTAAAAAAAAATGTAGTTTATAACTTTAGAGAAAATGACATTCATAATGGCGGCCAAGGAGCTCCATTAGCTCCAATCTTTCACAACTTACTTATAAACCAGAATAAAATAGAGAAACCTGCTTGTGTTTTAAACATAGGAGGTATCGCAAATATTACTCTTGTTATCTCAAAAAATAATGAAGATTTAAAAAGTTTTGATGTAGGTCCTGGTAATTGTCTTTTAGATGAATGGGTTAGAAGACACACACAAATGAAATATGATGAAAATGGAAAAGCATCAAATTTAGGAAAAACAAGTGAAGTTATTCTAAATCAAGCGATTGATAATTTTGACAATATAAGTAATCAAAAAAAACTTTCATTTGATATAAAAGATTTTGATTTAAGTTTTGTAAAAGGTCTCACATATGAGGATGGCTTATCTACATTAGTAGATTTTACAGCAATAATAATTTATCAATCAATTTTAAAATCAATCAACAGTGAAGAAAATAAAAAGTTATTAATAATAGTTTGTGGTGGTGGAAGAAAAAACCTTTCATTAATGGAGAGCATAAGAAAAAGACTACCAAAAAATATTTATTTAAAAATAATTGATGATTATAAAGTTGATGGTGATTTCATCGAGTCTCAAGCTTTTGCTTATCTTGCAATTAGGTCTGCACTTAAAAAAGTAATTTCATTCCCCAATACTACAAATGTCAAAAAACCGTCAATAGGTGGAGTTTTAGTTAAAAACTATTAA
- a CDS encoding alpha/beta hydrolase produces MDNKIVEVFIPGPAGRMEAKYYKSEKITSPIALVLQPHPQYGGTMNNKVVVDTFHTFMENGFSVCRVNFRGVGKSDGEFDNGQGELADAAAALDWLERENFDNSQCWVSGFSFGSLIAMQLLMRRPEINRFIAISPQPNVYDFSFLSPCPTSGLMIYGKKDELVPLEHITDLDKRLSAQKGIKVDFQAINDANHFFTKTEDVLVKCLDKYIKKESALF; encoded by the coding sequence ATGGACAATAAAATAGTTGAAGTTTTTATACCTGGGCCTGCTGGAAGAATGGAGGCCAAGTATTACAAAAGTGAAAAAATTACATCACCAATAGCGTTAGTATTACAACCTCATCCTCAATATGGAGGAACAATGAATAATAAAGTTGTAGTTGATACATTTCATACTTTTATGGAAAATGGATTTTCTGTATGTAGAGTAAATTTTAGAGGTGTTGGAAAAAGTGATGGTGAGTTTGATAATGGTCAAGGTGAACTGGCTGATGCTGCTGCAGCACTAGATTGGTTGGAGCGTGAAAATTTTGATAACTCACAATGTTGGGTTTCAGGATTTTCTTTTGGGTCTTTAATTGCAATGCAATTGTTAATGAGAAGACCAGAAATAAATAGATTTATTGCAATTTCGCCACAACCAAATGTTTATGACTTTTCATTCTTATCTCCATGTCCTACTTCAGGTTTAATGATTTATGGAAAAAAGGATGAGTTAGTTCCCTTAGAACATATTACAGATCTAGATAAAAGATTGAGCGCCCAAAAAGGTATTAAAGTTGACTTTCAGGCTATAAATGATGCTAATCATTTTTTTACTAAAACAGAAGACGTATTAGTAAAATGTTTAGATAAATATATCAAAAAAGAATCTGCTTTATTTTAA
- a CDS encoding RrF2 family transcriptional regulator — translation MKLTSKGRYAVMALADLAKFNSVNPVSLRDISLRQGISLDFLEQIFSKLKKYNIVKSIRGTNGGYILNKEPEEIKLANILSAVDEEVKTVQCKKESKKGCNSKTTKCITHNLWDELEVHINHFFEQKNLKDLISNSSESRN, via the coding sequence ATGAAATTAACTTCAAAAGGTAGATACGCAGTAATGGCTTTAGCTGATCTTGCTAAGTTCAATAGTGTTAATCCAGTATCTTTAAGAGATATATCGTTAAGACAAGGTATTTCTTTGGATTTTTTAGAACAAATTTTTTCTAAGTTAAAAAAATATAATATCGTAAAAAGTATTAGGGGTACTAATGGAGGTTATATCTTAAACAAAGAACCAGAAGAAATTAAATTAGCAAACATACTTAGTGCCGTAGATGAAGAAGTCAAAACTGTTCAATGCAAGAAGGAATCTAAAAAAGGATGCAATAGTAAGACTACGAAATGCATCACTCATAATTTATGGGACGAACTTGAAGTTCATATCAATCATTTTTTCGAACAAAAAAATTTAAAAGATCTTATAAGCAATTCTTCAGAAAGTAGAAATTAA
- the sufB gene encoding Fe-S cluster assembly protein SufB produces MDAREKEIEKLKDYKYGFSTDIENTRAPKGLNEEVIKFISNIKKEPQWMLDWRLKAFERLKQLKEPNWQKPKYPKIDYQDLYYYSAPKSMDDKPKSLDELDPKLLETYNKLGIPLQEQARLNGIAVDAVFDSVSVATTFKGELNKKGIIFCSMSEAIQDHPELVKKYLGSVIPISDHYFATLNSAVFTDGSFVYIPEGVRCPMELSTYFRINATETGQFERTLIIADKGSYVSYLEGCTAPMRDENQLHAANVELVALDDAEIKYSTVQNWYPGDKDGKGGIYNFVTKRGLCKGKNSKISWTQVETGSAITWKYPSCILMGDNSVGEFYSIAITNNHQKADTGTKMIHLGKNTKSKIISKGISAGFADNTYRGLVDISKNADNARNFTQCDSLLMGNKCGAHTVPYIKNKNSSSNIEHEATTSKISDEQLFYCNQRGLNQEEAVSLIVNGFCKEVLQQLPMEFAVEAQKLVGISLEGSVG; encoded by the coding sequence ATGGATGCAAGAGAAAAAGAAATAGAAAAATTAAAAGATTATAAATATGGATTTTCAACTGATATTGAAAATACTAGAGCACCCAAGGGTTTAAATGAAGAGGTAATTAAGTTTATTTCAAATATTAAAAAAGAACCACAATGGATGCTTGATTGGAGATTGAAAGCCTTTGAAAGATTAAAGCAATTAAAAGAACCTAATTGGCAAAAACCTAAATATCCGAAAATAGATTATCAAGACCTTTATTATTATTCAGCACCAAAAAGCATGGATGACAAACCAAAAAGTTTAGACGAGTTAGATCCAAAATTATTAGAAACTTATAATAAACTTGGAATACCTCTTCAAGAACAAGCAAGACTTAATGGAATAGCAGTTGATGCTGTATTTGATTCAGTTTCTGTTGCAACCACTTTTAAGGGTGAGTTAAATAAAAAAGGAATTATTTTTTGTTCTATGTCTGAAGCTATACAAGATCATCCTGAATTAGTAAAAAAATATTTAGGGTCTGTAATTCCAATATCAGATCATTATTTTGCAACACTTAATTCAGCAGTATTTACCGATGGGTCATTTGTATATATTCCTGAAGGTGTAAGATGCCCGATGGAACTCTCAACTTATTTTAGAATTAATGCTACAGAAACAGGTCAATTTGAAAGAACTTTGATCATTGCTGATAAAGGAAGTTATGTAAGTTATTTAGAAGGATGTACAGCACCAATGAGAGATGAAAATCAATTACATGCAGCAAATGTAGAATTAGTTGCACTAGATGATGCTGAAATAAAATATTCAACAGTACAAAATTGGTATCCAGGAGACAAAGATGGAAAAGGTGGAATTTATAATTTTGTAACTAAAAGAGGTTTATGCAAAGGAAAAAATTCAAAAATATCTTGGACACAAGTTGAAACAGGTTCAGCAATTACATGGAAATATCCAAGTTGTATATTGATGGGTGATAATTCTGTAGGAGAATTTTACTCAATAGCAATAACAAATAATCATCAAAAAGCAGATACAGGTACTAAAATGATTCATTTGGGTAAAAATACAAAAAGCAAAATAATATCAAAAGGTATTTCAGCTGGATTTGCAGATAATACTTATAGAGGCTTAGTGGATATTTCAAAAAATGCTGATAATGCAAGGAATTTTACTCAATGTGACTCTCTTTTGATGGGTAACAAGTGTGGAGCGCATACTGTTCCATACATAAAGAATAAAAATTCTAGCTCAAATATTGAGCATGAAGCAACAACATCCAAAATTAGCGATGAACAATTGTTCTATTGCAATCAAAGAGGTTTAAATCAAGAAGAGGCTGTTAGTTTAATTGTTAACGGTTTTTGCAAAGAGGTTCTGCAACAATTACCAATGGAATTTGCTGTTGAAGCTCAAAAATTAGTAGGAATCAGTTTAGAAGGGAGTGTTGGTTAA